A genome region from Gouania willdenowi chromosome 9, fGouWil2.1, whole genome shotgun sequence includes the following:
- the phyhip gene encoding phytanoyl-CoA hydroxylase-interacting protein, with translation MDAPLSTPCNIQICEVTCDSFRIMWDMTMEDTGRATHFFIDLSRKENRDPNRFKHRDVPTKLVAKAVPLPMAVRGHWFLSPRTEYCVAVQTAVKQSDGEYQVSGWSQVVEFCTGDYAIEHLQQLSDKAKGSAGRLLKFSVFYRNQHRDYFDHIRSECGGLMRPALKDTSGSHGSPINGKLHGVFFSCNTEFDTGLPPKDSPYGPLRFQIPAGYLLNPNICVYFADFYCMYTAYHYVVLVLAPVGTEGDTFCRPRLPMLDLASNPFLTYVAPQRQGEEAVYYHASDVILEVLFTEPVHLDYGTVEQISGHHQLMSQTTANAKKDPSCKVCNISVGR, from the exons ATGGACGCCCCTCTTTCCACTCCCTGCAATATCCAGATCTGTGAAGTGACCTGTGACTCCTTCCGTATAATGTGGGACATGACCATGGAGGACACCGGCCGAGCCACACACTTCTTTATTGACCTGAGCCGCAAAGAAAACAGAGACCCAAACCGCTTCAAACACAGG GACGTGCCGACCAAACTTGTGGCAAAGGCTGTGCCTCTGCCCATGGCAGTGAGAGGGCACTGGTTCCTCAGCCCTCGGACTGAGTACTGTGTTGCTGTTCAGACTGCAGTGAAACAGTCAGACGGTGAATATCAGGTGTCGGGATGGAGCCAAGTGGTGGAGTTCTGCACTGGGG ACTATGCTATTGAACATCTTCAGCAGCTCAGTGACAAAGCTAAAGGCTCAGCGGGAAGACTACTGAAGTTCTCAGTGTTTTACCGCAATCAGCACAGAGACTACTTTGACCACATCAG GAGTGAATGTGGAGGACTGATGCGACCAGCCCTCAAAGATACCAGCGGGAGCCACGGCTCTCCAATCAACGGAAAGCTCCACGGAGTCTTCTTCAGCTGCAACACTGAGTTCGACACAGGCCTTCCTCCTAAAGACTCGCCATATGGACCCCTTCGGTTCCAGATCCCAGCCGGGTATCTGCTGAACCCTAATATCTGTGTTTACTTCGCAGACTTTTACTGTATGTACACAGCCTACCACTATGTGGTTCTGGTGTTGGCCCCCGTCGGGACAGAGGGAGACACCTTCTGTCGCCCACGCCTCCCCATGCTGGACTTGGCTTCCAACCCTTTTCTCACATACGTGGCCCCTCAGAGGCAAGGGGAGGAAGCTGTGTACTACCATGCCAGCGATGTCATTCTGGAGGTCCTTTTCACAGAACCAGTTCATTTGGATTATGGTACTGTCGAGCAAATAAGTGGACATCATCAACTCATGAGTCAGACCACGGCCAATGCAAAGAAAGACCCAAGCTGCAAAGTGTGCAACATCAGCGTGGGACGCTGA
- the LOC114469863 gene encoding protein phosphatase 1 regulatory subunit 3C-like isoform X1: MDLSSSTVLPMVGLGSMAQSAGLVEIAVRLCLNQRKQLCPHVWVPILKPQRPCIRPSLSQQESSDILSQAYLSHPLSFLLDDLDDDDDDLFPIKNKHVVFADSQGLSLTAVREFSDREEPSDIDLLPSLQGLGSMTEDGYSCTVSTYCPGTQLKLCFPQPSADFQTFRAKLAESMIVLENCTIREQALHGTIRVKNISFKKDVHIRITFDSWQSYKDIPCTYLQKRFGGPQTDIFEFEIAVPKILDAKRKIEFCLRYLPEGQGGPFWDNNNGQNYSIAVHVNSHLCCGRNLGERS, encoded by the exons ATGGATTTGTCCAGTTCAAC TGTTCTGCCGATGGTTGGCCTCGGGTCGATGGCCCAGTCAGCCGGACTGGTGGAAATTGCGGTGAGGCTGTGCTTGAACCAACGTAAACAGCTGTGTCCTCATGTGTGGGTTCCCATCCTGAAACCCCAGCGACCTTGCATCCGACCTTCACTTTCTCAACAAGAGTCCTCTGACATCTTAAGTCAAGCCTATCTGAGCCATCCTCTCTCTTTTCTGCTAGATGACTTGGACGACGACGACGATGATTTGTTTCCAATCAAAAATAAGCATGTGGTCTTTGCCGATTCTCAGGGACTTTCTCTCACAGCTGTGCGAGAGTTCTCCGATAGGGAGGAACCATCAGATATCGACCTACTGCCTTCACTGCAGGGCTTAGGCAGTATGACAGAGGATGGCTATAGCTGCACTGTCAGCACCTACTGCCCTGGTACCCAGCTCAAACTTTGCTTCCCACAGCCCTCTGCAGATTTCCAAACCTTCCGGGCTAAGCTGGCTGAAAGCATGATCGTTCTGGAAAACTGCACCATTCGTGAACAGGCCCTTCACGGCACAATACGGGTCAAAAACATCAGCTTTAAGAAAGATGTTCATATTCGCATTACATTTGACTCGTGGCAGAGCTACAAAGACATACCCTGCACATACCTGCAAAAACGCTTTGGAGGACCCCAGACAGACATCTTTGAATTTGAGATTGCTGTTCCAAAAATACTAGACGCCAAAAGGAAGATAGAGTTCTGTTTACGGTATTTGCCAGAAGGGCAGGGTGGGCCTTTTTGGGATAACAACAACGGACAGAATTACAGCATTGCTGTGCATGTGAACTCACATCTCTGCTGTGGGAGGAATCTGGGAGAAAGGTCATGA